From the Acetobacter aceti genome, one window contains:
- the purB gene encoding adenylosuccinate lyase, which produces MVPRYTRPAMLAIWAPENRYRIWFEIEALACEAMAELGEIPKESARTIREKGDAAMAAFSQADLDRIDAIEAETRHDVIAFLTWLAEKIGPDSRFVHLGMTSSDVLDTCLSVQLTQATDLLLTDLDTVLAALKKQAFEHKYTLTIGRSHGIHAEPTSFGLKMAGHYAEFERNRTRLETARAEIATCAISGAVGTFAHLDPRVEAYVAEKLGLKAEPVSTQVIPRDRHAAYFCALGVIASGIERLATEVRHLQRSEVREAEEFFHKGQKGSSAMPHKRNPVLSENLTGLARLVRAAVIPALENVALWHERDISHSSVERNICPDATIGLDFALARLAGMMDKLLVYPDQMAANIESLGGVVHSGEVLLALARAGVLREDAYRIVQRCAMETWTKLGKPGFRTFRENLDADPEIAGRIAPEVLDTAMDSRSHLKAVDERYKLIFGEAGPQA; this is translated from the coding sequence ATGGTGCCTCGCTACACACGACCCGCAATGCTGGCTATCTGGGCCCCCGAAAACCGCTACCGGATCTGGTTCGAAATCGAGGCGCTGGCGTGCGAGGCTATGGCTGAACTGGGCGAGATCCCCAAGGAATCCGCCCGCACTATCCGCGAGAAGGGCGACGCCGCGATGGCCGCGTTCTCGCAGGCCGACCTTGACCGCATCGACGCCATCGAGGCCGAGACCCGTCACGATGTGATCGCCTTCCTGACATGGCTCGCGGAAAAGATCGGTCCGGACAGTCGTTTCGTGCATCTCGGCATGACGTCTTCCGACGTGCTCGATACCTGCCTTTCGGTCCAGCTGACGCAGGCGACCGACCTTCTGCTCACCGACCTCGATACGGTTCTGGCAGCGCTGAAGAAGCAGGCTTTCGAGCACAAATACACGCTGACCATTGGCCGCAGCCATGGCATCCACGCCGAACCGACCTCGTTCGGTCTCAAGATGGCAGGCCATTACGCCGAATTCGAGCGCAACAGGACGCGTCTGGAAACGGCTCGTGCCGAGATCGCCACCTGCGCCATATCGGGCGCTGTCGGCACGTTCGCGCATCTTGATCCACGTGTCGAAGCCTATGTCGCAGAGAAGCTTGGTCTGAAGGCGGAGCCGGTTTCCACACAGGTCATTCCCCGCGACCGTCATGCTGCCTATTTCTGTGCACTGGGCGTCATCGCCAGCGGTATCGAGCGTCTGGCGACGGAAGTGCGTCATCTCCAGCGTTCGGAAGTGCGGGAGGCGGAAGAGTTCTTCCACAAGGGTCAGAAGGGCTCTTCCGCGATGCCGCACAAGCGGAATCCGGTCCTGTCCGAAAATCTCACGGGTCTGGCCCGTCTGGTGCGTGCCGCTGTCATTCCGGCACTTGAGAATGTGGCGTTGTGGCACGAGCGCGACATCAGCCACTCCTCGGTCGAGCGTAACATCTGCCCGGATGCGACAATCGGCCTCGATTTCGCGCTGGCCCGTCTGGCGGGCATGATGGACAAGCTGCTGGTTTATCCGGACCAGATGGCCGCCAACATCGAAAGCCTCGGCGGTGTCGTGCATTCCGGCGAAGTGCTGCTGGCTCTGGCCCGCGCCGGTGTGCTGCGTGAGGACGCCTACCGCATCGTACAGCGTTGCGCGATGGAGACATGGACCAAGCTCGGCAAGCCGGGATTCAGGACTTTCCGCGAGAATCTGGATGCTGATCCGGAAATCGCCGGCCGGATTGCCCCGGAAGTGCTGGACACCGCCATGGACAGCCGCTCGCACCTGAAAGCCGTCGATGAACGCTACAAGCTGATCTTCGGTGAGGCCGGTCCGCAGGCCTGA
- a CDS encoding Rap1a/Tai family immunity protein, translated as MSRFSVFSSALLLTSGLFAADSAMAQRISPMTAGNFGRICTRPAGASVCDAYISGLADAGALSKINDRNEGDPNAPAGFCVPADETSAAMRGKVITWLKAHKDVLQKPVGEGVFAALHDSYPCATPSKPAEQKK; from the coding sequence ATGAGCCGCTTTTCCGTTTTTTCGTCCGCTCTGCTGCTCACGTCTGGACTGTTTGCAGCGGATTCTGCCATGGCGCAGCGCATCTCCCCAATGACGGCAGGAAACTTCGGTCGCATCTGCACCCGTCCTGCCGGTGCGTCCGTGTGTGACGCCTACATCTCCGGTCTGGCGGATGCTGGCGCTCTTTCAAAAATCAATGACCGCAATGAGGGCGACCCGAACGCTCCTGCCGGTTTCTGTGTTCCAGCCGATGAAACAAGCGCCGCCATGCGGGGCAAGGTCATCACGTGGCTGAAAGCGCATAAGGATGTTCTGCAGAAACCTGTTGGTGAAGGCGTCTTCGCCGCGCTGCATGATTCCTACCCCTGCGCTACCCCCTCCAAGCCTGCGGAACAGAAGAAATGA
- a CDS encoding sugar O-acetyltransferase: MDLIAQRRHMLTGFCYNDLTPELVEARARAVHLSDRYDDSFGRPQAEREQLLRTLLHHVGNGAHFEPRFRCEFGFNISVGEKFYANFDCIILDAATVAIGDSVLFGPRVGIYTANHAIDPDERVAGACCARPVKIGNRAWIGAGVHINPGVTIGDNSIIGSGSVVTKDIPSNVIAAGVPCRVIRSITLDDRTGFSAF; the protein is encoded by the coding sequence ATGGATCTGATCGCGCAGCGTCGGCACATGCTGACGGGTTTCTGTTACAACGATCTGACGCCCGAACTGGTTGAAGCCCGGGCGCGGGCCGTCCATCTCTCTGACCGTTACGACGACAGTTTCGGTCGTCCGCAGGCGGAGCGTGAGCAGCTCCTGCGGACCCTTCTGCATCACGTGGGCAATGGAGCCCATTTCGAACCCCGTTTCCGGTGCGAGTTTGGCTTCAATATTTCCGTCGGTGAAAAATTCTACGCCAACTTCGACTGCATCATTCTTGATGCCGCGACGGTAGCCATCGGCGACAGCGTGCTGTTTGGCCCTCGGGTCGGTATTTATACGGCCAATCATGCCATTGATCCCGATGAACGCGTCGCCGGGGCCTGTTGCGCCCGACCTGTGAAGATTGGAAACCGCGCCTGGATCGGGGCCGGAGTTCATATCAATCCCGGCGTCACGATCGGCGATAACAGCATTATCGGATCAGGAAGTGTTGTGACGAAGGATATTCCTTCCAACGTCATCGCGGCGGGTGTGCCATGCAGGGTCATACGATCCATCACTCTGGACGATCGAACCGGTTTTTCGGCTTTTTGA
- the purS gene encoding phosphoribosylformylglycinamidine synthase subunit PurS → MKVRVTVSLKEGVLDPQGKAIGHALHVLEFPEVKEVRVGKVIELDVDGSDAAAVEARATEMAKQLLANEVIEDFAVEVVK, encoded by the coding sequence ATGAAGGTTCGCGTGACTGTTTCTCTGAAAGAGGGTGTGCTTGACCCGCAGGGGAAGGCCATTGGCCACGCCCTTCATGTTCTGGAATTTCCGGAAGTGAAGGAAGTCCGGGTCGGCAAGGTGATCGAACTGGATGTCGATGGTTCCGATGCGGCGGCAGTTGAAGCGCGCGCCACCGAGATGGCGAAGCAGCTTCTCGCCAATGAAGTCATCGAGGATTTTGCTGTAGAGGTGGTGAAATGA
- the purC gene encoding phosphoribosylaminoimidazolesuccinocarboxamide synthase: protein MARRRQLYEGKAKILFEGPEPGTLVQYFKDDATAGNGAKHGIITGKGVLNNRISEYIMLRLQEIGIPTHFIRRINMREQLIREVEIIPLEIVIRNIAAGSIAKRLGIPEGTRLPRSIVEYYYKNDALGDPMVAEEHITAFGWANPHDLDDMVAMSLRVNDFLMGLFAGVGISLVDFKLEFGRLWEGEEMRIILADEISPDNCRLWDSKTNEKLDKDRFRRDMGQVEEAYQEVARRLGILPEAGNGDLKGSETMQ from the coding sequence ATGGCCCGCCGCCGCCAGTTGTATGAAGGTAAAGCCAAGATCCTGTTTGAAGGGCCGGAACCCGGAACCCTCGTGCAGTATTTCAAGGACGACGCCACGGCAGGAAATGGCGCGAAACATGGTATCATCACCGGCAAGGGTGTCCTGAACAATCGTATCAGCGAATACATCATGCTGCGGTTGCAGGAGATCGGTATCCCCACACACTTCATCCGCCGGATCAACATGCGGGAGCAGCTGATCCGTGAGGTGGAGATCATTCCGCTGGAGATCGTGATCCGGAACATCGCCGCAGGCAGTATCGCCAAGCGTCTTGGTATTCCGGAAGGCACGCGTCTGCCGCGTTCGATCGTCGAGTATTATTACAAAAACGATGCTCTCGGTGACCCGATGGTGGCTGAGGAGCATATCACGGCGTTCGGCTGGGCCAACCCGCATGATCTGGATGACATGGTCGCCATGTCGCTGCGTGTGAATGATTTCCTGATGGGGCTGTTCGCCGGCGTCGGGATTTCACTGGTCGATTTCAAGCTGGAGTTCGGGCGTCTCTGGGAAGGCGAGGAGATGCGCATCATCCTTGCGGATGAGATTTCTCCCGATAACTGTCGTCTGTGGGACTCCAAGACAAACGAGAAGCTCGACAAGGACCGTTTCCGTCGGGATATGGGGCAGGTCGAAGAAGCCTATCAGGAAGTCGCCCGTCGTCTCGGCATTCTGCCCGAGGCCGGAAATGGCGATCTCAAAGGTTCTGAAACAATGCAGTGA